The Streptomyces sp. NBC_01276 genome contains the following window.
ACCGGCCGGACGTACGTCGCCGGCACCGTGGAGCTGGAGTCCCTGAAGCTGAGCGCCCTGCAGACGGCGGTCGCGATGGCGGTGGCCAGCGGCGCCCGGTCCCTGGAGGCGGCGGCCGTGGTGAGTGCGGCCGACGCGCCGGCCGAAGCCGACCGTGCGGCGGTCCGTGACCTCGGCGGTCCCGCCACCCCCGTCCTGCTGGCCGGCCCGGACGGCACCCTGAAGTCGACCACGCCCGCCGGGGCCTGACCACCCGCCGGTAATCCGGTGGCCCGGCCCAGCGGCCGGTGGTGGGATGGCCCGATGGGCGAAGACGTACGGGCAGCGGTGGACCGGGGCGACCATCCGAGGGGGGTGACCCCCTGGGACCGGGCCCCGTGGCGCGCCGCCGCCCTCGCCTGGGCCGGGGACGCGCTCGCCGCGCACGGCCTGCGGGCGACGGGGGAGCGGCGGGTCCGGCTGCGGCCCTGGTCCGTGCTGGTCCGGATCGCCGTCGAGGGCGGCACCCCCGTCTGGTTCAAGGCGAACCCGCCCGCCGGCGCCTTCGAGGCCGGGCTGACCGAGGCCCTGTCCCGCTGGGCCCCCGCCCACTCGCTGCGGCCCCTGGCCGTGGACCCGGGCCGGGGCTGGTCGCTGCTGCCGGACGGCGGACCGCTCTTCCGGGACGTCCTGGACGGCGGCCCCGCCGACCCGCGGGCCTGGGAGGCCCCGCTGGCCCGGTACGCCGAACTCCAGCGGGCCCTGATGCCGCGCACCGCGGAGATCGAGGCCCTCGGCGTACCCGTGGCCCGGACCGCCGGACTGGCGGGGGTCTTCGACCGGCTGGTCGCCGGGAACACCGTCCTGGACGGGGACGACCGCCGGGCGCTGCGGGCCCTGCGGCCCCGGCTCGCCGACTGGTGCGCCGAGCTCGCGGACGCGGGCATCGCGGACTCCCTCGACCACGCGGACCTGCACGAGGGGCAGCTCTTCGCCCCGGGACCGGACCGGTTCACCTTCTTCGACTGGGGCGACGCCTCCGTCACCCACCCGTTCTGCGGGCTGCTCGTCCCCCTGAGGGCGGCGCGGGCGCGTTACGGGTCCGAGGTGCTGCCCCGGCTGCGGGACGCCTACCTGGAGCCCTGGGGCGGCGCGGGGTCCGACGCCGCCGGCCTGCGCCGCGCGGCGAGCCTGGCCCTGCGGCTCGGGGCCATCGGCCGGGCCGGGGCCTGGGGCCGGGTCTTCCCCGAGGCCCTGGCGGCCGGGGCCGGGGCCGGTTCCGGGGCCGCCGACAGCGCCCGCTGGCTGCGCGAACTGCTCAGGGAGCCACCGCTGTAGCGGCCGGGGCGGCGGTCGCGGCGGGGCGGCGGATGACCATGGCCATCAGGGCGGCCATCGCGCACAGGCCGCCCGCCGCGTACCAGACGAGGTCGTAGGAGCCGAAGGTGTCGCGGGCCACGCCGCCGAGGAAGGCCACCAGCGCCGCGCCGACCTGGTGGGAGGCCAGCACCCAGCCGAAGACGATCGCGCTGTCCTCCCCGTAGTGCTCGCGGCACAGCGCGATGGTGGGCGGGACGGTGGCGACCCAGTCCAGGCCGTAGAAGACGATGAAGAAGACCATCGGCGGGTGCACGGACGGGGCCAGCAGCACCGGCAGGAACAGCAGGGACAGCCCGCGCAGGGCGTAGTACACGGCCAGCAGGCGGCGGGGCGCGAAGCGGTCGGTGAACCAGCCGGAGGCGATGGTGCCGAGGACGTCGAACACGCCGATCACCGCCAGCAGCCCGGCGGCCGCCGTCACCGGCATCCCGTGGTCGTGGGCGGCGGGCACGAAGTGGGTCTTGACCAGGCCGTTGGTGGAGGCGCCGCAGATCGCGAAGGTGCCCGCGAGCAGCCAGAACGGTCCCGTCCGGGCCGCCTTGAAGAGCACGCCGACGGCTCGCCGCGCCGCGCCCGGGACCGGCGCGGGCTTGTCGGCCCAGGTGCCGCCGTAGGGGGCGAGGCCCACGTCGGCGGGGTGGTCGCGCAGCAGCAGCCAGACGAAGGGGACGACGGACAGGGCCGCGAGGGACACCGTCACGGCGGCCGGGCGCCAGCCGTGGTGCTCCACGAGCCAGGACAGCAGCGGCAGGAAGATCAGCTGTCCGGAGGCGCCCGCGGCGGTCAGGATGCCGGTGACCAGGCCGCGCCGGGCGGTGAACCAGCGGTTGGTCACCGTCGCCGCGAAGGCCAGGGCCATCGAACCGCTGCCCAGCCCCACGAGCACGCCCCAGTACAGGACCAGCTGCCAGGAGGCGGTCATCCACACGGTGGCCACGGAGCCGCCGGCTATGACGGTCAGGGCGAGGGCGACGACCCTGCGGATGCCGAAACGGTCCATCAGGGCGGCGGCGAAGGGCGCGGTGAGCCCGTAGAGCGCGAGGTTGACGGAGACCGCGAAGCCGATCGTGCCGCGCGACCAGTCGAACTCCGCGTGCAGCGGCTCGATGAGCAGTCCGGGGAGGGAGGCGAAGGCGGCCGCGCCGATGATCGTCACGAAGGCGACGGCCGCGGCGAACCAGGCGCGGTGGATGCGTCCGGCGCGGCGGGGAGCGGGCGCGCGGGTCGTGGAGGGGGGTGCTGTCTGCGTCACGCCGACAGCTTCCGGCCTGCGGGGGCCCCGGCGACAGTGGCCTGACCGACACGGTTCGCTACGATCGGGCCATGGCCACGGAACGCAGTCCCCGGACCCACCGCGTCGTCGTCCTCGCGCTCGCCGGGCTGCTGCCCTTCGAGCTCGGCATTCCGCACCGGATCTTCGGCCGCGCCAAAGACCCGTCAGGGCGGCCCCTGTACACGATCCTGACCTGCGGGATCACCCCCGGGCCGGTGCGGACGGACGCCGATTTCGCGATCCACGTCGAACACGGCCCGGAGCTGCTGGCGACGGCCGACACGGTGGTGGTGCCCGCCTCCTACGAGCTGGGGCCGGTGCACAGCGAGGGCCGGCTGACCGAGGAGCTCGCCGGCGCCCTCGCCCACATCCGGCCCGGCACCCGGCTGGTGTCCATCTGCACGGGCGGCTACGTCCTGGCCGCCGCCGGCTACCTGGACGGCCGCCCGGCCACCACCCACTGGGCCTCCGCCGAGCACTTCCAGCGGATGTTCCCCGCCGTACGGGTCGACGCGGGCGTGCTCTACACCGACGACGGGGACGTGCTGACCTCGGCCGGGGTCGCCGCGGGCATCGACCTGTGCCTGCACATCGTGCGCCGCGACCACGGCGCGGCCGTCGCCAACGAGACCGCCCGGCGGACCGTGGTCCCGCCCCACCGGGAGGGCGGACAGGCGCAGTTCGTCGACCGGCCCGTGCCCGAGCCGCAGCGGGCCAGCACCTCGGCCGCTCGCGCCTGGGTGCTCGACCGGCTGCACGAGCCGCTGCGGCTGGTCGACCTCGCCCGGCAGGAGGCCATGTCGGTACGGACCTTCACGCGCCGCTTCCGCGAGGAGTCGGGGGTCAGCCCCGGCGAGTGGATCACCGCCCAGCGGGTGGAGCGGGCCCGGCGGCTGCTGGAGCGCACCGAGCTGCCGATGGAGGCGGTGGCGCGGGAGACGGGCTTCGGGACGGCCCAGTCGCTGCGCAAGCACGTCCAGGCGGCTCTGGGGGTGAGCCCGACGGCCTACCGGCGCACCTTCCGCGCGGCGGAGCCGGACCCGGAGCCGGACCCGGAGGCGTTCCGGGAGGCCCCTTCGCGGGCGGCTCCGGCGGCTCCGGCGGCCACGGTGCCATCTTCTGATGGGCCATCAGTCGCTGCCGGGTCCGTGCATTGACTTCTCCCGCCGCCCGCTCGTGAATGTCCCCCTGTCGGGGCGACGGAACGCGGGGGGCTCAGTTGCGAACAGGCGCGCGCAGCAGGGGATGGCGGGCGGCCGTCGGCATGGCCGTGCTCGCGGCCGCGAGCGGGGGAGCGCTGGGCGGTCCGGCGGCCGCCGTGGAGGAAACGTCCCCGGGGCAGGTGGAGTTCCCCGCGCACTGCCTGCCGCCCCAGGAGGCCGGACTGCCGCCCGCCGACGGCCCCACCACGGCCCGGATCACCGTCGACAACCCCGCCCCGCGCGTCGGCGACACCGTGACCGTCACCTACCGGATAACCCGGTCCCCCGCGGTGAACCCACTGTCCGCACCCCTGCCCGCCGACGTCCTCACCCCGGCCGGGACGGTCCTGCTCAGCGGCGCGCAGAGCGGCGAGGTCACCGTGGTCGGCGCCAAGCGCAACGAGCCCGTGCCGACGGGGGCCGCCCTGCCCGCCGTCACCATGACCGGCACCTTCACCGTCACCTCCCCGGGCGACATCACCCTCGCCCCCGGCGCCTACACCCTCCACACCGGCCACCTCCTCGACCTGGACACGGTCTGCGGCGTCACCGGCGCACCCGTCTCGGAGCGCCTCACCGTCACCGAGCTGCCCACCGCCAACCTGCGCCGCGTCCTGCTGGGCTCCGGCTACGGAGCCCCGGGCGCCCGCGTCACCGTCACCGGGGCGGGCTTCGCCCCGGGCGCAGCCGTGACCGTGACCGGCCGCGCGGGCGCCGCCGAGACCGCCGACCGGGTGGCGGCCACCGCGGACGCGCGAGGGGAGGTCACCGCGCTGCTGCCCGTCACGGACCGGGCGACGACGGCGGTGGTGGCGTACGAGGGCGCGGCCTGGTCGGCGCAGCGGGGCACGGGCCCGGCCGCGTACACGGTGGTCGAGCCGGCCGTGACACCACCCGGCACCCAGCGGCTGACGGCGACCGTCGAGCCGGGCAGCCTCGCCATGACCCAGACGGGTGACGCGGTGACCCTGGGCGCGGTCCCGTACGGGGACGGCGGCGCGGCCCCCGGCCGGATCGGCACCGTCACCGTCAAGGACGCCCGGGGCGGCCCGGCGGGGTGGTCGCTGGTCGGCCGGGTCGGCGACTTCGCGGGCCCCGGCGGCCTGCGCATCCCGGGAGGCTCACTCTCCTGGACCCCGTCCTGCACGGCCGCGCCGGGCAGCCCCAGCCCCTGCGCACCGGGCAGCCCGGGCCCGGTCGGCCCGGACGGCGCGGTCCTCGCCTCCACCGCCGACGCCCCCCTGACCGGGGGCACCTTCACCGTCGACGCCACGGTCGCCCTCCGGGTCCCCGCCTACACCCCGCCGGGGGCGTACACGGCGGTGCTGACCCTGACCCTGTCGTGATCCGGACCGCGGCCGCCGCCCTGGCCGCGGCGGCCCTCGCGCTGTTCGCGCTGCTGGCGCCCGCCCGGCCGGCGGCCGCCGCCGACAACGGGCAGTGGTCCGTGCTGCCCGTCGCCACCGCCGTCGGGCAGCGCCCGTACTTCTAC
Protein-coding sequences here:
- a CDS encoding cytidine deaminase; translation: MLSTMSESTVGTGIDPEDSKIITLARSARARNGVPEGAAVRDETGRTYVAGTVELESLKLSALQTAVAMAVASGARSLEAAAVVSAADAPAEADRAAVRDLGGPATPVLLAGPDGTLKSTTPAGA
- a CDS encoding aminoglycoside phosphotransferase family protein is translated as MGEDVRAAVDRGDHPRGVTPWDRAPWRAAALAWAGDALAAHGLRATGERRVRLRPWSVLVRIAVEGGTPVWFKANPPAGAFEAGLTEALSRWAPAHSLRPLAVDPGRGWSLLPDGGPLFRDVLDGGPADPRAWEAPLARYAELQRALMPRTAEIEALGVPVARTAGLAGVFDRLVAGNTVLDGDDRRALRALRPRLADWCAELADAGIADSLDHADLHEGQLFAPGPDRFTFFDWGDASVTHPFCGLLVPLRAARARYGSEVLPRLRDAYLEPWGGAGSDAAGLRRAASLALRLGAIGRAGAWGRVFPEALAAGAGAGSGAADSARWLRELLREPPL
- a CDS encoding MFS transporter codes for the protein MTQTAPPSTTRAPAPRRAGRIHRAWFAAAVAFVTIIGAAAFASLPGLLIEPLHAEFDWSRGTIGFAVSVNLALYGLTAPFAAALMDRFGIRRVVALALTVIAGGSVATVWMTASWQLVLYWGVLVGLGSGSMALAFAATVTNRWFTARRGLVTGILTAAGASGQLIFLPLLSWLVEHHGWRPAAVTVSLAALSVVPFVWLLLRDHPADVGLAPYGGTWADKPAPVPGAARRAVGVLFKAARTGPFWLLAGTFAICGASTNGLVKTHFVPAAHDHGMPVTAAAGLLAVIGVFDVLGTIASGWFTDRFAPRRLLAVYYALRGLSLLFLPVLLAPSVHPPMVFFIVFYGLDWVATVPPTIALCREHYGEDSAIVFGWVLASHQVGAALVAFLGGVARDTFGSYDLVWYAAGGLCAMAALMAMVIRRPAATAAPAATAVAP
- a CDS encoding GlxA family transcriptional regulator, which encodes MATERSPRTHRVVVLALAGLLPFELGIPHRIFGRAKDPSGRPLYTILTCGITPGPVRTDADFAIHVEHGPELLATADTVVVPASYELGPVHSEGRLTEELAGALAHIRPGTRLVSICTGGYVLAAAGYLDGRPATTHWASAEHFQRMFPAVRVDAGVLYTDDGDVLTSAGVAAGIDLCLHIVRRDHGAAVANETARRTVVPPHREGGQAQFVDRPVPEPQRASTSAARAWVLDRLHEPLRLVDLARQEAMSVRTFTRRFREESGVSPGEWITAQRVERARRLLERTELPMEAVARETGFGTAQSLRKHVQAALGVSPTAYRRTFRAAEPDPEPDPEAFREAPSRAAPAAPAATVPSSDGPSVAAGSVH
- a CDS encoding beta-xylosidase, which encodes MAVLAAASGGALGGPAAAVEETSPGQVEFPAHCLPPQEAGLPPADGPTTARITVDNPAPRVGDTVTVTYRITRSPAVNPLSAPLPADVLTPAGTVLLSGAQSGEVTVVGAKRNEPVPTGAALPAVTMTGTFTVTSPGDITLAPGAYTLHTGHLLDLDTVCGVTGAPVSERLTVTELPTANLRRVLLGSGYGAPGARVTVTGAGFAPGAAVTVTGRAGAAETADRVAATADARGEVTALLPVTDRATTAVVAYEGAAWSAQRGTGPAAYTVVEPAVTPPGTQRLTATVEPGSLAMTQTGDAVTLGAVPYGDGGAAPGRIGTVTVKDARGGPAGWSLVGRVGDFAGPGGLRIPGGSLSWTPSCTAAPGSPSPCAPGSPGPVGPDGAVLASTADAPLTGGTFTVDATVALRVPAYTPPGAYTAVLTLTLS